Proteins encoded within one genomic window of Halodesulfurarchaeum formicicum:
- a CDS encoding AIM24 family protein, with translation MDLEEFTARNAPDPGGEQFKLENDYTLDVTVNGSVKAKAGSMIAHTGDLSFTGKASAEGGITGFLKEAATDEGTPIMDVEGQGHVYLADREKKVQILKLDAGESVTVNGEDILAFAPEISYEIGSIDSLAGSFAGGFTNVHLSGPGYVALTTHGDPLVLQPPVTTDPSATVAWSGVSPTVEVNASLSDMVGQESGERFQMQFTGESGFVVVQPFEELG, from the coding sequence ATGGATCTCGAGGAATTCACCGCGCGAAACGCGCCCGACCCAGGTGGCGAACAGTTCAAACTCGAAAACGACTACACGCTCGATGTGACCGTCAACGGATCGGTCAAAGCCAAAGCCGGCTCGATGATCGCTCACACCGGTGACCTTTCGTTCACTGGGAAAGCTTCGGCGGAAGGTGGGATCACGGGGTTTCTCAAAGAGGCTGCGACGGATGAGGGAACCCCGATCATGGATGTCGAGGGACAAGGACACGTGTATCTCGCGGATCGAGAGAAGAAAGTTCAGATTCTCAAACTCGACGCTGGCGAGTCGGTCACCGTCAATGGGGAGGACATTCTCGCTTTTGCACCGGAGATTTCCTACGAAATCGGCTCGATCGACAGTCTGGCCGGTTCCTTCGCCGGCGGATTCACGAACGTTCACCTCTCGGGACCGGGGTACGTGGCGCTCACAACCCACGGCGACCCGCTCGTTCTCCAACCGCCGGTGACCACGGATCCGAGTGCGACGGTCGCCTGGAGTGGTGTCTCCCCAACCGTCGAAGTAAACGCCAGTCTCTCGGACATGGTCGGACAGGAATCCGGCGAGCGATTTCAGATGCAATTCACTGGCGAAAGTGGGTTTGTCGTCGTCCAGCCGTTCGAAGAACTGGGCTGA
- a CDS encoding AIR synthase family protein, which yields MQPGKVDRDFFSEYIAGRLGADRPDVELGPAFGADFGLLSIGDRALALATDPVFVLRDLGLERAAWFAVHVLLSDVALSGLEPSHLAVDLSFPPGTDPETFETIWTVFDAEARELGVSIVTGHTGAYAGAAFPTIGAGTALAVGDPESVVRPTGATPGDRLLVTKGPAIETTGILGSVFGEPAGLDGETVAAARDRFFEASPVEDAAIAARAGSVTAMHDATEGGLANALHELAHASGVGLRVESGQVPMGPGVATVCSTFDIDPWVASSSGTVLLTVEPGSVESVRSALDAAGIRVGVIGTVESGGGVRVDGDPLPEPETDPFWPAYERARERYGPPEQRD from the coding sequence ATGCAACCGGGGAAGGTCGACCGGGACTTCTTCAGCGAGTACATCGCGGGCCGTCTGGGGGCCGATCGCCCGGACGTCGAACTCGGCCCGGCCTTCGGGGCGGACTTCGGGCTCCTCTCGATCGGCGACCGCGCGCTCGCACTCGCGACCGACCCCGTCTTCGTCCTCCGGGATCTGGGCCTGGAACGCGCCGCCTGGTTCGCGGTCCACGTCCTGCTGAGCGACGTCGCTCTCTCCGGGCTCGAACCATCACACCTGGCCGTCGACCTCTCATTTCCGCCCGGGACCGACCCCGAGACTTTCGAGACCATCTGGACGGTCTTCGACGCGGAGGCCCGCGAACTGGGTGTGAGCATCGTCACGGGCCACACTGGTGCCTACGCGGGGGCTGCCTTCCCGACCATCGGGGCCGGGACTGCACTGGCCGTCGGCGACCCCGAGTCGGTGGTCCGGCCCACGGGCGCAACCCCGGGTGACCGCCTGCTGGTCACCAAGGGACCGGCGATCGAGACGACCGGCATTCTGGGATCCGTCTTCGGCGAACCAGCGGGACTCGATGGAGAGACGGTCGCGGCAGCCCGGGACCGGTTTTTCGAGGCGAGTCCCGTGGAGGATGCCGCCATCGCCGCCCGAGCAGGCTCCGTGACCGCGATGCACGACGCGACCGAGGGTGGGCTGGCGAACGCCCTCCACGAACTGGCCCACGCGAGTGGCGTCGGCCTGCGCGTCGAGTCCGGACAAGTCCCCATGGGGCCGGGGGTCGCGACAGTGTGCTCGACCTTCGACATCGACCCGTGGGTGGCCTCCAGTTCCGGGACCGTGCTGCTCACGGTCGAGCCAGGGAGTGTCGAGTCGGTCCGCTCGGCACTCGATGCGGCGGGCATTCGGGTGGGAGTGATCGGCACCGTCGAATCCGGGGGTGGGGTTCGGGTGGACGGCGACCCCCTTCCGGAGCCCGAAACGGACCCTTTCTGGCCGGCCTACGAGCGGGCGCGGGAACGGTACGGACCGCCGGAGCAGAGGGATTAA
- the mutS gene encoding DNA mismatch repair protein MutS: MSGIVDEYLELAAETDADLVAMQVGDFYEFFAENAETVAQELDLTVSQKSSHGSNYPMAGVPVSELTPYVKTLVERGYRVAVADQHETESGHARSITRVVTPGTLLDTVDAAAQYLATVVEGADAFGLAFVDVTTGRFHVTQVEDLEDALTEVYRFDPEELLPGPELRAERFQPFRDRTDATVTEHDPDAFAPGRATHRLREQFGEGALRSLGIEPESPAVQAAGAALDYVDATGLGVARSFTRLQPYRADDHVELDATTQRNLELTETMQGDTAGSLFETIDHTVTAGGGRLLREWLQRPRQDRTELDRRQAAVEAFTERALARDSIQATLDGALDLERLAGRIAHGTADARDLRAVGETLSVHPAVVETVAGDPVLAESPVRAALAEPDEQAVMDLIETLAEAIVDDPPKTVREGGIFRRGYDPELDEILTEYERAVEWIDSLADREKSRLGITHLQTGRNQTDGYYIQVGRSETDAVPEEYREIKALKNSKRYTTDALEEHERTALRLEERRADLEYELFQDLREQVAERADLLRSVGTALARVDAFASLATHAVRNDWVRPDLVESGIEIRAGRHPVVEQTTEFVPNDASLDGDRRLQLVTGPNMSGKSTYLRQTALIVLLAQIGSFVPATEARIGLVDGIYTRVGALDELAQGRSTFMVEMQELSNILHSATADSLVILDEVGRGTATYDGISIAWAATEYLHNEVRAKTLFATHYHELTALADHLDSVINVHVAAEEQDGTVTFLRTVRSGAADRSYGIHVADLAGVPEPVVGRAETILEKLRAEKAIEARGGGGEPVQTVFDVGQGEFVAEEETDSTDSGPDPETAAVIEEVSDLSLAEMTPVEVLSRVESWQERLGENE; this comes from the coding sequence ATGAGCGGGATCGTCGACGAGTACCTGGAACTGGCCGCAGAGACCGACGCGGACCTGGTCGCGATGCAGGTCGGGGACTTCTACGAGTTCTTCGCCGAGAACGCCGAAACGGTCGCCCAGGAACTGGACCTCACCGTCTCCCAGAAGTCCAGTCACGGCTCGAACTACCCCATGGCCGGCGTGCCAGTCTCGGAGCTCACGCCATACGTGAAGACCCTCGTCGAGCGGGGCTACCGGGTTGCCGTGGCCGACCAGCACGAGACCGAGTCCGGGCACGCGCGATCGATCACCCGGGTGGTCACGCCGGGAACGCTTCTGGACACTGTCGACGCGGCGGCCCAGTACCTCGCGACGGTCGTCGAGGGGGCGGACGCCTTTGGTCTGGCCTTCGTGGACGTGACGACCGGCCGGTTCCACGTCACGCAGGTCGAGGACCTGGAAGACGCCCTGACGGAGGTCTATCGCTTCGACCCGGAGGAACTCTTGCCGGGGCCGGAGTTGCGTGCGGAGCGGTTTCAGCCCTTCCGCGACCGGACTGACGCAACCGTGACCGAGCACGACCCCGACGCCTTTGCCCCAGGCCGGGCGACCCACCGGCTCCGAGAGCAGTTCGGCGAAGGGGCGCTCCGGAGCCTGGGCATCGAACCCGAGAGCCCGGCTGTGCAGGCAGCGGGGGCGGCCCTGGATTACGTGGACGCGACCGGGCTGGGTGTGGCCCGCTCGTTCACGCGGCTCCAGCCCTACCGGGCCGACGATCACGTCGAACTCGACGCGACGACCCAGCGCAACCTCGAACTGACCGAGACGATGCAGGGGGACACGGCGGGTTCGCTCTTCGAGACGATCGATCACACGGTGACGGCCGGCGGCGGTCGGCTGCTCCGGGAGTGGCTCCAGCGACCGCGCCAGGATCGGACGGAACTCGACCGGCGCCAGGCAGCGGTCGAGGCGTTCACCGAGCGGGCACTCGCTCGCGACTCGATCCAGGCGACCCTCGATGGCGCCCTCGATCTGGAGCGACTGGCGGGCCGGATCGCCCACGGCACGGCTGATGCACGCGATCTCAGGGCTGTCGGGGAGACCCTCTCGGTCCACCCGGCCGTCGTCGAGACGGTGGCTGGCGATCCCGTCCTCGCCGAGTCGCCAGTCAGGGCGGCACTCGCCGAACCGGACGAGCAGGCAGTAATGGACCTCATCGAGACACTTGCGGAGGCCATCGTCGACGATCCGCCGAAGACAGTCCGTGAGGGCGGCATCTTCAGACGGGGGTATGACCCGGAGCTCGACGAGATTTTGACCGAGTACGAACGGGCAGTCGAGTGGATCGACTCGCTCGCCGACCGGGAGAAGTCCCGGTTGGGGATCACCCACCTCCAGACCGGTCGGAACCAGACCGACGGGTACTACATTCAGGTCGGGCGCTCGGAGACGGATGCGGTGCCCGAGGAGTACCGGGAGATCAAGGCCCTGAAAAACTCGAAGCGATACACGACCGACGCCCTTGAGGAACACGAACGGACCGCCCTGCGACTCGAAGAGCGCCGGGCGGACCTGGAGTACGAGCTGTTCCAGGACCTCCGCGAGCAGGTGGCCGAGCGGGCTGACCTGTTGCGGTCGGTCGGCACGGCGCTGGCCAGGGTCGACGCGTTCGCGAGTCTGGCCACCCACGCAGTCAGAAACGACTGGGTCCGGCCCGACCTCGTCGAGTCGGGGATCGAGATCCGGGCCGGTCGCCATCCCGTCGTGGAGCAGACGACGGAGTTCGTCCCCAACGACGCTTCCCTCGACGGCGACCGCCGCCTTCAGCTCGTGACGGGCCCGAACATGTCCGGGAAGTCGACGTATCTCCGCCAGACGGCGCTGATCGTCCTGCTCGCTCAGATCGGGAGCTTCGTGCCGGCCACGGAGGCTCGGATCGGGCTGGTCGATGGCATCTACACCCGGGTTGGCGCGCTGGACGAACTCGCCCAGGGGCGCTCGACGTTCATGGTCGAGATGCAGGAACTCTCGAACATCCTGCACTCGGCGACGGCGGATTCACTCGTGATCCTCGACGAAGTGGGCCGTGGTACGGCAACCTACGACGGCATCTCGATCGCCTGGGCCGCGACGGAGTATCTCCACAACGAGGTGCGAGCGAAGACCCTCTTTGCGACTCACTACCACGAACTGACCGCGCTCGCGGATCACCTCGACAGTGTCATCAACGTCCACGTCGCGGCGGAGGAACAGGACGGCACGGTGACCTTCCTCCGGACCGTCCGCTCGGGGGCGGCGGATCGAAGCTACGGGATCCACGTCGCGGACCTGGCGGGGGTTCCGGAGCCAGTGGTGGGTCGGGCCGAGACGATCCTGGAGAAACTCCGGGCCGAGAAGGCGATCGAGGCCCGAGGTGGCGGGGGCGAACCGGTCCAGACCGTCTTCGACGTGGGGCAGGGGGAGTTCGTTGCCGAGGAGGAGACTGACTCGACGGACAGCGGCCCAGACCCGGAGACGGCGGCTGTAATCGAGGAAGTGTCCGACCTTTCGCTGGCCGAGATGACGCCCGTCGAGGTGCTCTCACGGGTCGAATCCTGGCAGGAGCGCCTGGGTGAGAACGAATGA
- the mutL gene encoding DNA mismatch repair endonuclease MutL translates to MTEITSLDDSTIAKIAAGEVIERPASVVKELVENSLDAGANRIDVTVSAGGTDLIRVADDGVGMDEANAVRAVEQHTTSKISSIDDLEAGVGTLGFRGEALHTIGAVSRMTIETRPQSGADVGTEVRVEGGDVTDVAPVGRAPGTTVTVTDLFFNTPARRKYLKRDATEFAHVNRIVSRYALANPDVAISLTHDDNEVFATAGTGDRKGAVLSVYGRDVATSMIDVEAEPDGPITAIRGLVSDPETTRSGTEYVSTYVNGRYVRAGELRDAIVSAYGKQLAADRYPFAVLFLSVPPDTVDVNVHPRKMAVRFDEESAVTDAVEAAVREALLDHGLLRSSAPRGRSAPDETAVQPQTDHSTPPGSESTDEGGGESVPSGSDHARTDTAAPSRESREEPAGESLTGGPELDDPESSTVEAPEPAGGSEAVESGESDSGPVDSTGERDTDSSIEVDPLQTALVPEVDQSETAEFDPETLPPLRILGQIQDTYVVAESPDGLVLIDQHAADERVNYERLQAALGSQPTTQRLVEPVELSVTPQEASQFEAMAETLSTWGFLARLDGERLVVEGVPSVFDDTLNPELLRDVLSSALDGEPGGQITAAADELLADMACYPSITGNTSLRDGAVLELLRALDACENPYACPHGRPTIIELSTDELEDRFERDYPGHDQRRS, encoded by the coding sequence ATGACGGAGATCACCAGCCTGGACGACTCGACGATCGCAAAGATCGCCGCCGGCGAGGTCATCGAGCGACCCGCCTCCGTGGTGAAAGAACTCGTCGAGAACAGCCTCGATGCGGGCGCGAATCGGATCGACGTCACCGTCAGCGCCGGTGGCACCGACCTGATTCGCGTGGCCGACGACGGCGTCGGGATGGACGAGGCGAACGCGGTCCGGGCCGTCGAGCAACACACCACCAGCAAGATCTCCTCGATCGACGACCTCGAAGCGGGGGTCGGAACGCTCGGCTTCCGTGGGGAAGCCCTGCATACCATCGGCGCTGTCTCCCGAATGACCATCGAAACCCGCCCACAGTCGGGAGCCGACGTGGGGACCGAGGTGCGGGTCGAAGGCGGGGACGTGACAGATGTCGCGCCGGTCGGTCGCGCGCCCGGGACGACAGTCACGGTGACCGACCTCTTTTTCAACACGCCGGCCCGCCGCAAGTACCTCAAACGCGACGCGACCGAGTTCGCCCACGTCAACCGGATCGTCTCCCGGTACGCGCTGGCGAACCCCGACGTGGCGATCTCCCTGACCCACGACGACAACGAGGTGTTTGCCACGGCCGGTACCGGCGACCGCAAGGGCGCGGTGCTCTCGGTCTACGGTCGCGACGTGGCGACGAGCATGATCGACGTCGAAGCCGAGCCGGATGGCCCGATCACCGCGATCAGGGGGCTCGTGAGCGACCCGGAGACGACCCGGAGCGGGACCGAGTACGTCTCGACCTACGTCAACGGCCGATACGTGCGGGCCGGGGAACTGCGGGACGCGATCGTCTCGGCCTACGGCAAACAGCTCGCGGCCGACCGCTATCCCTTCGCGGTGCTCTTCCTCTCGGTGCCGCCGGATACTGTCGACGTGAACGTGCACCCGCGAAAGATGGCCGTTCGCTTCGACGAGGAGTCGGCGGTCACCGACGCAGTCGAGGCGGCGGTCCGTGAGGCACTGCTCGATCACGGGTTGCTCAGGTCGAGTGCCCCGCGGGGTCGCTCCGCCCCGGACGAGACGGCCGTGCAGCCCCAGACAGACCATTCGACGCCACCCGGATCGGAATCGACTGACGAGGGGGGTGGCGAGTCGGTTCCTTCTGGTTCCGATCACGCGAGGACCGACACAGCGGCCCCATCCCGAGAATCCAGGGAGGAGCCGGCAGGCGAGTCACTGACGGGTGGGCCGGAACTGGATGATCCGGAGTCGTCCACTGTGGAGGCTCCGGAACCGGCTGGCGGTTCGGAGGCCGTCGAGAGCGGAGAATCCGACTCCGGGCCGGTCGATTCGACCGGCGAGCGTGACACTGACTCGTCCATCGAGGTGGACCCGTTACAGACCGCGCTGGTTCCCGAAGTCGATCAGTCCGAAACGGCCGAATTCGACCCGGAAACGTTGCCTCCCTTGCGGATTCTCGGCCAGATCCAGGACACCTACGTCGTGGCCGAGTCCCCGGACGGCCTGGTGCTAATCGATCAGCACGCCGCCGACGAGCGAGTCAATTACGAGCGGCTCCAGGCGGCCCTTGGCTCACAGCCGACGACCCAGCGACTCGTCGAGCCGGTCGAGCTGTCCGTCACCCCACAGGAAGCCAGCCAGTTCGAGGCGATGGCCGAGACGCTGTCGACCTGGGGATTCCTGGCCCGCCTCGACGGGGAGCGCCTGGTCGTCGAGGGAGTGCCATCGGTCTTCGATGATACCCTCAACCCGGAACTATTGCGAGATGTTCTCTCTTCGGCCCTCGACGGCGAACCAGGGGGCCAGATCACCGCCGCGGCCGACGAACTGCTCGCGGACATGGCCTGCTATCCCTCGATCACGGGGAACACCTCGCTCAGGGACGGGGCCGTGCTCGAACTGCTCCGGGCGCTGGATGCCTGTGAGAACCCCTATGCCTGTCCGCACGGTCGGCCCACGATCATCGAACTCTCGACAGACGAACTCGAGGATCGGTTCGAGCGGGACTATCCCGGGCACGACCAGCGGCGATCCTGA
- a CDS encoding pyridoxamine 5'-phosphate oxidase family protein: MASTDGPANESTPAGPTLYLDQNATSGHFCPFVFDEADGTDYRVVQLTAGQSFTTLQQALDTQLRDLQDPTEAAAVVLSPQATESAVLTAEVGDGTTLHGFRVNPEDLTGVSIAFSKLLRRWEQQTGSTEVCLRGVESLFPYHDTDLLYRFLNTILATLMGADADVHMHLNPAATDARAQNLFQSLFTRVERVDSSTEARETAESAESGDRDPDSGAKAADPSLAADLSAEPVTMSDAEIDAVLDNSSLGILAFDGESPYAIPMSFGYDTDRRDCYLQLGVFEGSEKLERLQESPTVSLVVMQYERPDRWRSVILTGELSKLSAAEVDSRDVISVFANAKLASVDVFSMDPADVEFAWYRLDPSTMSGRKSNDSF, encoded by the coding sequence ATGGCGAGTACTGATGGGCCGGCGAATGAATCGACTCCTGCTGGTCCGACGTTGTACCTCGATCAGAACGCCACCAGCGGTCACTTCTGCCCCTTCGTCTTCGACGAGGCGGATGGGACCGACTACCGCGTCGTCCAACTGACGGCCGGCCAGTCGTTCACGACGCTGCAGCAGGCGCTGGACACCCAACTACGCGACCTGCAGGACCCCACGGAAGCGGCGGCTGTCGTGTTGAGTCCACAGGCGACCGAATCGGCGGTCCTCACCGCCGAAGTCGGTGACGGAACGACCCTGCACGGGTTTCGGGTCAATCCGGAGGATCTGACGGGTGTTTCGATCGCCTTTTCCAAGCTCCTGCGCCGGTGGGAGCAACAGACTGGCTCGACGGAGGTCTGTCTCCGCGGGGTCGAATCGCTGTTTCCCTATCACGACACCGACCTCCTCTATCGGTTTTTGAATACGATTTTGGCCACGCTCATGGGGGCGGATGCGGACGTTCATATGCATCTGAATCCGGCGGCGACGGATGCCCGTGCACAGAACCTGTTCCAGTCGCTTTTCACCCGGGTCGAACGGGTGGACTCATCAACCGAGGCGAGGGAGACAGCCGAATCGGCAGAATCCGGGGACCGAGACCCCGATTCCGGCGCGAAAGCGGCGGATCCGTCACTGGCGGCGGATCTGTCCGCGGAGCCGGTGACGATGTCGGACGCCGAGATCGACGCGGTACTCGACAATTCGAGTCTGGGGATCCTGGCGTTTGACGGTGAGTCCCCGTACGCGATCCCGATGTCGTTCGGCTACGATACCGATCGTCGGGACTGTTACCTGCAACTCGGAGTGTTCGAGGGAAGTGAAAAGCTCGAACGACTCCAGGAATCCCCGACAGTTTCACTCGTCGTCATGCAGTACGAGCGCCCGGATCGCTGGCGAAGTGTGATCCTCACCGGCGAACTCTCGAAACTCTCGGCGGCTGAAGTCGACTCTCGGGATGTCATTTCAGTCTTTGCGAACGCCAAGCTCGCGTCCGTCGACGTGTTCAGTATGGATCCTGCGGACGTCGAATTTGCCTGGTACCGACTCGATCCATCGACTATGAGCGGACGGAAAAGCAACGACTCGTTCTGA
- a CDS encoding HesA/MoeB/ThiF family protein has product MSDDPGPGAEYRYARHLSIDVVGGAGQERIQQADVLVVGAGGLGSPVIAYLAAAGVGTLHIVDPDIVETSNLQRQVIHTEADVGRPKVDSAKAFVESLNSEVEVHTHETEFGPENAESLVADRDVVVDCTDNFRARYVINDACTLADVPFVHGAVYRLEGQLGTFGTSDDGPCYRCLFPEAPPEEATPDCAVDGVLSPLPGTIGTMEATEVLKTVANFGEQLDGRLLVYDGEDMTTETLPMRQNPDCPVCGEHAEIDSLTEIEYSHPFSIE; this is encoded by the coding sequence ATGAGTGACGACCCCGGCCCAGGCGCGGAGTATCGCTACGCTCGCCACCTCTCGATCGACGTCGTCGGCGGCGCCGGCCAGGAACGCATCCAGCAGGCAGACGTCCTGGTCGTCGGCGCGGGCGGACTGGGGTCACCCGTCATCGCCTATCTCGCGGCTGCAGGTGTCGGCACGCTGCACATCGTGGATCCGGATATCGTCGAGACCTCGAACCTCCAGCGCCAGGTCATCCACACCGAGGCAGACGTCGGCCGGCCGAAAGTGGACAGTGCAAAGGCGTTCGTGGAGTCGCTCAACAGCGAGGTCGAGGTCCACACCCACGAAACGGAGTTCGGGCCCGAGAACGCCGAATCGCTCGTCGCTGACCGCGACGTGGTCGTCGACTGCACGGACAACTTCCGGGCTCGCTATGTCATCAACGACGCCTGTACGCTCGCCGACGTCCCGTTCGTCCACGGGGCGGTCTACCGACTCGAAGGCCAGCTCGGCACCTTCGGAACCAGCGATGATGGGCCCTGTTATCGCTGCCTGTTCCCCGAGGCCCCACCCGAAGAGGCAACCCCTGACTGTGCGGTCGACGGCGTTTTGAGCCCGCTCCCGGGCACGATCGGCACCATGGAGGCAACGGAGGTGCTCAAGACCGTCGCCAACTTCGGCGAGCAACTCGACGGGCGACTACTGGTCTATGACGGCGAGGACATGACCACCGAGACACTCCCGATGCGACAAAACCCCGACTGCCCGGTCTGTGGCGAGCACGCCGAAATCGACTCGCTCACCGAGATCGAGTATTCCCACCCCTTCTCGATCGAGTGA
- a CDS encoding cold-shock protein, producing the protein MATGTVDFFHTRKGYGFIESDDADEDVFFHMEDVGGEDLEEGQDVEFDIDQAPKGPRAVNLERV; encoded by the coding sequence ATGGCAACAGGTACGGTCGACTTCTTCCATACGCGGAAGGGTTACGGTTTCATCGAGAGCGACGACGCGGACGAAGACGTTTTCTTCCACATGGAAGATGTCGGCGGTGAGGACCTCGAAGAGGGCCAGGATGTCGAGTTCGACATCGATCAGGCCCCCAAGGGTCCGCGTGCGGTCAACCTCGAGCGAGTCTAA